A single region of the Aptenodytes patagonicus chromosome 7, bAptPat1.pri.cur, whole genome shotgun sequence genome encodes:
- the CLEC14A gene encoding LOW QUALITY PROTEIN: C-type lectin domain family 14 member A (The sequence of the model RefSeq protein was modified relative to this genomic sequence to represent the inferred CDS: deleted 2 bases in 1 codon): protein MPRSTLAPDTFPPAGPGEGRGRGDGAGVGRRGRPGPARAGAERRHSHRGSPRPSARRRAARMRWAAPWCLLLAAACALSRPPSPRAAVRCQAAGACFSAHLANGSYAEARSACGRRRGSLAWVSGEPELRLLLGLLAEATAASAPSLFWVGLKRNVSACTDAGQPLRGFSWEGADGRTAPREVPAALGRWVKEPVRSCLTARCAGLHLGAAAAPGGGPSWGWKERVCQRESQGYVCKYQYEGACPDLSPAGALDLDYRLPFEERSAGPGFSPPGTVLTVACPGGEVPLTCQLQRGGFAWKGAEEPLCPCPFGYRSPGSGRCAEAAGCRDAAGGFACACTPGGRDGTPCAATGAAPTAAGGPAEPPGVGAEGRRRSAPTPGGSAGPPAATTAAGGGEKTAAPPPSSSSSSNYVFILVTVAVVVLVILVMTVLGVFKLCFNKKSEGRGDKEPPEAGSKAEAGSAEPSGAAGGD, encoded by the exons ATGCCGAGGTCAACACTGGCTCCCGACACGTTTCCTCCGGCAGGCCCGGGGGAGGGCCGTGGGCGCGGGGACGGCGCTGGGGTGGGACGGCGCGGGCGGCCGGGGCCAGCCCGAGCCGGGGCCGAGCGCCGCCACAGCCACCGGGGCAGCCCGCGCCCCtcggcccgc cgccgcgccgccaggATGAGGTGGGCCGCGCCCTGGTGTCTGCTCCTGGCCGCGGCCTGCGCCCTGAGCCGGCCACCGTCGCCGCGGGCCGCCGTGCGCTGCCAGGCCGCTGGCGCCTGCTTCAGCGCCCACCTCGCCAACGGCTCCTACGCCGAGGCCCGCAGCGCCTGCGGCCGCCGGAGGGGCAGCCTGGCTTGGGTCAGCGGCGAGCCggagctgcggctgctgctggggctgctggcggAGGCGACGGCGGCGTCCGCGCCCTCGCTCTTCTGGGTCGGGCTGAAGAGGAACGTCTCCGCCTGCACCGACGCGGGGCAGCCGCTGCGCGGCTTCTCCTGGGAGGGCGCCGACGGCAGGACGGCCCCGCGGGAGGTGCCGGCGGCGCTCGGCCGGTGGGTGAAGGAGCCCGTGCGGTCCTGCCTCACCGCCCGCTGCGCCGGGCTACAcctgggggcggcggcggcccccggcggcggccccagctggggctggaagGAGCGGGTCTGCCAGCGGGAGAGCCAGGGCTACGTCTGCAAGTACCAGTACGAGGGCGCCTGCCCCGACCTCAGCCCCGCTGGCGCCCTCGACCTCGACTACCGCCTGCCCTTCGAGGAgcgcagcgccggccccggcTTCAGCCCGCCGGGCACCGTGCTCACTGTGGCGTGCCCCGGCGGGGAGGTGCCGCTCACCTGCCAGCTCCAACGGGGCGGCTTCGCCTGGAAGGGGGCAGAGGAgcccctctgcccctgccccttcGGCTACCGGAGCCCCGGCAGCGGGCGGTGCGCCGAGGCCGCCGGGTGCCGCGATGCCGCCGGCGGCTTCGCCTGTGCCTGCACCCCGGGCGGGCGGGACGGGACGCCGTGCGCGGCCACGGGGGCGGCCCCCACCgccgcgggcggccccgcggaACCGCCGGGTGTCGGGGCGGAGgggcgccgccgctccgccccgaCACCCGGCGGTtccgcggggccgcccgccgccaccaccgccgccgGCGGCGGAGAGAAGACGGCTGCtccgccgccctcctcctcctcctcctccaactacGTTTTCATCCTGGTGACGGTGGCGGTGGTGGTGCTGGTCATCCTGGTCATGACCGTCCTGGGGGTCTTCAAGCTCTGCTTCAACAAGAAGTCCGAAGGCCGCGGGGACAAGGAGCCGCCGGAGGCCGGCAGCAAGGCGGAGGCGGGCTCTGCGGAGCCGAGCGGAGCAGCGGGCGGCGACTAG